From the Nodularia sp. NIES-3585 genome, one window contains:
- the hmpF gene encoding pilus motility taxis protein HmpF, which produces MLYLAEVQKQKGGLLSGGAKTELKLLACQRTDQNWSTVSEEAISAEDASRLNDGALVLVEMNPNRQLQRIQEAGRPLVNILQNFSRQLEKFKLKEEEIDQWKESLTFQAQEMNRREMDMEARLEHLQEMESEFQRLESQQQEVETNREQISQLQAEVERNRQELEGAWEHLRGEQRRLEEFQADFPQGQVLDADQSRVMGELLERLSNRVAHTETVREHLNLAFELVESQQAILNPHWEKLEQQRIVATQQQEEIDRLGQTLSDRQNAWQQARDFLAQQKAQLKVKTATLASKQDYVQIVKEQLEQQDLLHQQIRCLAATSGDVVLSQQVDVEALERMTLEELKKVIQDLTYKLEMDSSFVHDQEQELTYKQETIEQLQNQIKEAAEPDQVNLATELADEKDLYQMLNETLVGQRRNLLQRQKLIKQHENILLRRQGHTVTQTEEANQIDFAPILLQMKNQRQQQSQELQKLEYDIEQMLAAIEMDQGMIDNQTQEQNQKQQECQEMETNLLSLRLATAECWGRVNLYQEALQPIQDYLDGLRHKLQEIAASLAQIQETGDYQLQTINEMRHTLQSLVSQPELLAS; this is translated from the coding sequence GTGCTGTATTTAGCAGAAGTACAAAAACAGAAAGGCGGCTTACTCAGTGGTGGAGCTAAAACCGAACTGAAACTGCTAGCGTGTCAGCGAACCGACCAGAATTGGAGTACTGTGTCGGAAGAAGCAATTAGCGCCGAGGACGCTAGTAGATTAAATGATGGCGCACTAGTACTGGTGGAAATGAATCCGAATCGGCAATTGCAGCGGATTCAAGAGGCTGGACGGCCATTAGTTAACATTTTGCAAAATTTTTCCCGTCAGTTGGAAAAATTTAAGCTCAAGGAAGAGGAAATTGATCAGTGGAAAGAGTCCCTAACGTTTCAGGCGCAAGAAATGAATCGCCGTGAAATGGATATGGAGGCTCGTTTAGAACATTTACAAGAAATGGAGTCAGAGTTTCAACGTCTGGAGTCACAACAACAAGAAGTTGAAACTAACCGCGAGCAAATTTCACAGTTGCAAGCAGAAGTTGAACGTAACCGACAGGAACTAGAAGGCGCTTGGGAACATTTGCGAGGTGAGCAACGCCGCCTAGAGGAGTTTCAGGCAGATTTCCCACAGGGTCAGGTTTTAGATGCAGATCAAAGCCGGGTGATGGGGGAGTTACTTGAGCGCTTGTCTAATAGAGTTGCACACACGGAAACTGTCAGGGAACACCTGAATCTAGCTTTTGAATTAGTCGAAAGCCAGCAAGCTATTTTAAACCCACATTGGGAAAAACTAGAGCAGCAAAGAATTGTAGCGACTCAACAGCAAGAAGAAATTGACCGCCTAGGGCAAACTTTAAGCGATCGCCAAAACGCATGGCAACAAGCACGGGATTTTTTGGCACAGCAAAAAGCCCAATTAAAAGTGAAGACTGCAACTCTTGCCAGTAAGCAAGATTATGTTCAGATAGTTAAGGAACAGTTGGAACAACAGGATCTGTTACATCAACAAATTCGCTGTTTGGCCGCGACTTCTGGTGATGTAGTCCTGAGCCAGCAAGTTGATGTCGAAGCTTTGGAACGCATGACTTTAGAAGAACTAAAAAAAGTAATACAAGACTTGACTTATAAGTTGGAAATGGATTCTAGCTTTGTCCACGATCAGGAGCAAGAACTGACATATAAGCAGGAAACTATAGAGCAATTGCAAAATCAGATAAAGGAAGCAGCCGAGCCAGATCAAGTCAATTTGGCAACGGAACTGGCGGATGAAAAAGACCTATATCAGATGTTAAACGAAACTTTGGTAGGGCAACGCCGCAATTTGCTACAACGGCAGAAGTTGATTAAGCAACACGAAAATATCCTTTTGCGACGACAAGGGCATACTGTTACTCAAACTGAAGAAGCTAATCAAATAGATTTTGCGCCGATATTGTTACAGATGAAAAATCAGCGACAACAACAGTCGCAAGAACTACAAAAGTTGGAATATGACATAGAGCAGATGCTTGCTGCTATTGAGATGGACCAAGGGATGATTGACAATCAAACCCAAGAGCAAAATCAAAAGCAGCAAGAATGTCAGGAAATGGAAACAAATTTGCTATCGCTGCGACTAGCAACTGCTGAATGTTGGGGTCGTGTCAATCTGTATCAAGAGGCTTTACAACCGATTCAGGATTATCTTGACGGATTACGGCATAAGCTGCAAGAAATTGCCGCGTCTTTGGCTCAAATTCAAGAAACTGGTGACTATCAACTCCAGACTATTAATGAAATGCGTCACACTCTCCAAAGTTTGGTGTCTCAACCAGAGTTGCTAGCTTCTTAG
- a CDS encoding KGK domain-containing protein: MGNNFEHLNHNEVVSVKPDTFHNLDVSRTFKVSDLLMAIMECVEADNTNEAPLYSKGLNCEVLKLGAMRWQTGKIRICLEFCPDEPESPLDDIRQQLKQVEN, from the coding sequence ATGGGCAATAACTTTGAGCATCTAAATCATAATGAAGTTGTGTCTGTAAAACCAGACACTTTTCATAATTTAGACGTTTCTCGAACTTTTAAAGTCAGTGATTTACTGATGGCTATTATGGAATGTGTCGAAGCTGATAACACAAATGAAGCACCTTTGTACAGTAAAGGCTTAAATTGTGAAGTCTTAAAATTAGGTGCTATGAGATGGCAAACAGGAAAAATTAGAATCTGTTTAGAATTTTGTCCTGATGAACCAGAATCACCTCTAGATGATATCCGTCAGCAACTTAAACAAGTTGAAAATTAG
- a CDS encoding chemotaxis protein CheW codes for MVSKPDFLTGSGQDQFRPELQVESPEGELHLRFYIPSDQEFALPATGIREVMELSPDRITPIPNASPLLLGTLNLRGRVIWVADLGQFLGEVTALNTDRAEIPVIAIEEQDTIVGLAVEKIGGMDWLDIQNLMPPTNLPDTMTPFLRGEWLINASNKQCLRLLDQMAILRSARWAG; via the coding sequence ATGGTCAGCAAACCGGACTTTTTAACTGGTAGTGGTCAAGATCAGTTTCGACCAGAACTGCAAGTAGAAAGTCCTGAAGGTGAATTACATTTGCGGTTTTATATTCCCTCAGACCAGGAATTTGCATTACCAGCTACTGGTATCCGAGAGGTCATGGAACTAAGTCCTGATCGAATTACACCGATTCCTAATGCTTCTCCTTTACTTTTGGGTACTCTAAATTTACGAGGTCGAGTCATCTGGGTGGCTGATTTGGGACAATTCCTAGGTGAGGTAACCGCATTAAACACAGATAGAGCCGAAATTCCGGTGATTGCCATTGAAGAGCAAGACACAATCGTGGGTTTAGCGGTAGAAAAAATTGGTGGTATGGACTGGCTAGATATCCAGAATTTAATGCCACCAACTAATTTACCCGATACTATGACTCCGTTTTTACGTGGAGAGTGGTTAATAAATGCTAGTAATAAACAGTGCTTAAGACTGCTTGATCAAATGGCAATTTTGCGGAGT
- the tilS gene encoding tRNA lysidine(34) synthetase TilS encodes MVWSALHAKIHRTIRSRHLFERHQRLLVAVSGGQDSLCLIKLLLDLQPKWGWDLGIAHCDHCWRTDSEANAHHVEKLARSWGVSFYLETATQPLNSEAAARNWRYEALSAIAQVNNYQYIVTGHTASDRAETLLYNLIRGTGADGLQALTWQRQLITNIFLVRPLLEISRPQTEQFCQDFNLPIWEDSTNQDVKYARNRIRQELIPYLQTNFNPKVESALAQTAELLQAEVEYLEQAAQELRETATELVETRFIASESGGNGTNFRLNRRVLQTAPLALQRRVMRQILQQILTDAPSFEHIEKLTALIIAPNRSQTDPFPGGAIALVQGDWICLRS; translated from the coding sequence ATGGTATGGAGTGCCTTACACGCGAAAATACATCGTACCATTCGCTCGCGCCACTTATTTGAGCGTCATCAAAGGCTATTAGTTGCGGTTTCTGGTGGTCAAGATTCTCTGTGTTTAATTAAATTGCTGTTAGATTTACAACCCAAATGGGGATGGGATTTAGGTATCGCCCATTGTGATCATTGCTGGCGTACTGATTCTGAAGCTAATGCTCATCATGTGGAAAAATTAGCGAGAAGTTGGGGTGTATCTTTTTATTTAGAAACAGCAACACAGCCATTAAATAGTGAAGCGGCGGCACGTAATTGGCGGTATGAAGCTTTGAGTGCGATCGCTCAAGTCAATAATTACCAGTATATAGTTACAGGACATACTGCCAGCGATCGCGCCGAAACTCTGCTTTACAACTTAATCCGCGGGACTGGTGCTGATGGGTTACAAGCACTCACTTGGCAAAGGCAACTCATAACGAATATTTTCTTAGTGCGTCCGCTTTTAGAAATTAGTCGCCCACAAACAGAGCAATTTTGTCAAGACTTTAATCTCCCAATTTGGGAAGATTCGACTAATCAAGATGTCAAATATGCCCGCAACCGTATTCGCCAAGAGTTAATCCCATATTTACAAACAAATTTTAACCCCAAGGTAGAATCCGCCTTAGCTCAAACAGCAGAACTACTGCAAGCCGAAGTGGAATATTTAGAGCAAGCCGCCCAGGAATTGAGGGAGACAGCGACAGAACTCGTAGAGACGCGATTTATCGCGTCTGAGAGTGGGGGAAATGGGACTAACTTCAGGTTAAATCGCCGCGTATTGCAAACAGCACCGTTAGCATTGCAACGTCGCGTGATGCGACAGATATTGCAACAAATACTAACTGACGCACCGAGTTTTGAACACATTGAAAAATTAACGGCGTTAATCATAGCACCAAATCGTTCGCAAACCGATCCATTTCCTGGCGGTGCGATCGCCCTAGTCCAAGGCGATTGGATCTGTCTAAGAAGCTAG
- a CDS encoding antibiotic biosynthesis monooxygenase: MEQEDHIVTVVISQIVKPGCESAYETWLKDITSACASYAGHLGTNVIRPQPGVRPEYVIIFRFDGYENLKVWMTSRDREYWLNQAQNLVRSDPHIQQINGLSAWFSLPGQPLKTPPRYKTALLTWAVVSVLINVLNRLLTPLLRNLPAVMISLIISAVMVALLTYIVMPWVSRVFSSWLYGKSRGV; this comes from the coding sequence ATGGAACAAGAAGATCACATTGTCACCGTTGTCATTTCACAAATTGTGAAACCAGGATGCGAAAGCGCTTATGAGACTTGGTTAAAAGATATTACCAGTGCTTGTGCGAGTTATGCTGGCCATTTAGGCACAAATGTAATTCGCCCACAACCAGGTGTGCGTCCAGAATATGTAATTATCTTCCGATTTGACGGCTATGAAAATTTGAAGGTATGGATGACATCACGCGATCGCGAATATTGGCTGAATCAAGCTCAAAATTTAGTTCGATCTGACCCTCATATTCAGCAAATTAACGGATTATCAGCTTGGTTTTCTCTTCCCGGTCAACCACTCAAAACTCCACCTCGATATAAAACAGCATTGTTAACTTGGGCAGTTGTATCTGTATTAATTAATGTGCTGAATAGACTTTTAACACCCTTGCTTCGCAACTTACCTGCTGTGATGATTTCATTGATTATTTCCGCCGTGATGGTGGCATTGTTAACTTATATTGTCATGCCTTGGGTGAGTCGTGTGTTTAGTTCTTGGCTATATGGGAAATCACGAGGGGTTTAA
- a CDS encoding DUF3352 domain-containing protein, with amino-acid sequence MAPPIVSIIKNKTKKPSLVLTLLAAGLLIVAGSAAYWFLTQRQTSSKGLPVGVNIIPQDALFTVSLTTDPKQWQKLQELGTTETQAEINKNLAQLRDRFLSNNGYDFQKDIAPWVGDAVTLAILSPPTTQPALKPVENDGDAANSPQSMVMVLPVKNLEAAKSILTEPKTLKQGKWIDRTYQGVTIRQSNNQSGEKLSAALLDDRFLVITDHPQATEQAIDTYQGKASLATVGGFGDHFPKISSYRPFAQFYLNVPIAARIAAAAPNRPLPAQVLAQLQNNQGLAGSMTLEPEGIRFKGISWLNPNSQRVLTVENKAGTMQNRLPAETLMMLSGGNLQRFWENYVLTSQKNPLSPISPEQLRGGVKSLTEMDLDKDFLSWMQGEFSVSVIPNSSNDNSAQDFRAGLLFMVQAKDASDGQSLRKSAEASLQKLDEVMKSQYQFQIQPNTVAGKPVVNWITPFNTLTASRGWLDDDIAFLAVGAPITDKIVPKPDKTLGAYLPFQQTVPTEPNPTNGQFFLDMEMAVKNFTLNTLFPNQQIFLDATSSIGVTSAVSDNRSTRYDIFIVLKKSDTSAVSPSSDMNAETR; translated from the coding sequence ATGGCCCCGCCTATTGTGTCTATTATAAAAAATAAAACCAAAAAACCGTCCCTGGTGCTGACACTATTGGCTGCTGGATTATTGATTGTTGCAGGAAGTGCAGCATACTGGTTTTTAACTCAAAGGCAAACATCTTCTAAAGGCTTGCCAGTGGGTGTAAATATTATCCCTCAAGATGCGCTGTTTACGGTTTCTTTAACTACAGATCCCAAACAGTGGCAAAAATTGCAGGAGTTGGGAACAACAGAAACCCAAGCAGAAATAAATAAAAATTTAGCCCAGTTGCGCGATCGCTTTCTCAGCAATAATGGTTATGACTTCCAGAAAGATATCGCTCCTTGGGTAGGCGATGCAGTCACCTTAGCAATTTTGTCCCCACCCACGACCCAACCTGCACTCAAACCAGTCGAGAACGATGGCGATGCTGCTAACTCTCCACAGTCGATGGTCATGGTCTTACCCGTGAAGAACCTAGAAGCAGCAAAAAGCATCTTGACCGAACCCAAAACCCTCAAACAAGGTAAATGGATCGACCGCACTTATCAGGGAGTTACCATTAGACAAAGTAATAATCAATCAGGGGAAAAGCTTTCAGCTGCATTACTAGATGACCGGTTTTTAGTGATTACTGATCATCCCCAAGCCACAGAACAAGCAATTGATACATATCAAGGTAAAGCATCCCTCGCAACAGTCGGAGGCTTTGGCGATCATTTCCCGAAAATCTCCAGTTATCGCCCCTTTGCTCAGTTTTATTTAAATGTACCCATAGCGGCCAGAATAGCTGCTGCGGCCCCTAACCGTCCTCTACCAGCTCAGGTTTTAGCTCAACTGCAAAATAACCAAGGTTTAGCAGGATCTATGACCTTGGAACCTGAAGGAATACGCTTCAAGGGCATTTCATGGCTCAATCCGAATAGTCAGCGTGTCCTGACAGTGGAAAACAAAGCCGGAACAATGCAAAACCGTTTACCAGCCGAAACCTTAATGATGTTGTCTGGCGGAAACTTACAACGGTTCTGGGAAAACTACGTTTTAACATCACAAAAAAATCCTCTTTCGCCCATCTCACCAGAACAGTTGCGAGGTGGTGTCAAGTCACTCACTGAGATGGATTTAGATAAAGATTTTCTTAGTTGGATGCAAGGTGAGTTTTCTGTCTCGGTCATCCCCAATAGCTCAAATGATAATTCTGCTCAGGATTTCCGAGCAGGTTTGTTATTCATGGTACAAGCCAAGGATGCTTCTGACGGGCAAAGCTTACGCAAGTCAGCTGAAGCATCTTTGCAAAAATTGGATGAGGTGATGAAAAGCCAATATCAGTTCCAAATTCAACCGAATACAGTTGCAGGTAAACCGGTTGTTAACTGGATTACACCTTTTAATACTTTAACAGCCAGCCGTGGTTGGTTAGATGACGATATCGCTTTTTTGGCTGTGGGCGCTCCCATCACAGATAAAATTGTGCCAAAACCTGATAAGACACTAGGCGCGTACCTGCCATTTCAACAAACGGTTCCCACAGAACCCAATCCCACAAATGGGCAGTTTTTCTTGGATATGGAAATGGCTGTGAAAAACTTTACTCTAAATACTTTATTTCCTAATCAACAAATTTTTCTAGATGCTACAAGCTCAATTGGGGTGACATCTGCTGTGAGCGATAATCGCAGTACTCGTTATGACATTTTTATAGTCCTGAAAAAAAGTGACACTTCGGCAGTTTCGCCTAGTTCAGATATGAATGCTGAGACGCGATAA
- a CDS encoding GNAT family N-acetyltransferase, giving the protein MSLSIQSWDEANAREISGWNYDAPYDYYNLNPDEIEQNTHYFLNPRNNFYGIFEESREFIGYCSFGEDGQVPGGDYSTPALDIGMGICPNLTGQGRGCYYVAAVLDFAQQTFDPPIMRVTIAAFNQRALQVWYGVGFHTVDNFEHQYQGVPFVILVRENERVSKDYETA; this is encoded by the coding sequence ATGTCATTGAGTATTCAATCTTGGGATGAAGCAAATGCACGAGAGATATCTGGGTGGAATTATGACGCACCTTATGATTACTACAATTTAAACCCCGACGAAATTGAACAAAACACACACTATTTTCTCAATCCTCGGAATAACTTTTACGGTATTTTTGAAGAATCAAGAGAGTTTATTGGTTATTGTAGTTTTGGTGAGGATGGTCAAGTACCTGGAGGTGATTACAGTACGCCAGCGCTGGATATTGGCATGGGTATTTGCCCAAATTTAACAGGGCAAGGTCGGGGGTGCTATTATGTTGCAGCAGTTCTAGATTTTGCTCAACAGACGTTTGATCCTCCTATTATGCGGGTGACGATTGCGGCATTTAATCAGCGCGCCCTCCAGGTATGGTATGGAGTGGGGTTTCACACTGTTGATAATTTTGAGCATCAATACCAGGGTGTGCCTTTTGTGATATTAGTACGAGAAAATGAGCGTGTATCAAAAGATTATGAAACAGCTTGA
- a CDS encoding RNA-guided endonuclease TnpB family protein, with the protein MLVYEFKLAGKQQQFNLIDEAIRTALFIRNSCIRYWLDNKKVGKYDLSAYCKILAKNFEWAGKLNSMARQASADRAWSAISRFYSNCKKKVSGKKGFPKFKKRGHSVEYKTTGWKLSEDRKCLILTDDFEIGKLKLVGTYDLHFYQIKDIKRVRLVKRADGYYAQFCIAFARKIEIEPSKKAVGLDVGLTHFYTDSDGNKVDNPRFLRQTEKALKRLHKRVSKKFCQGQLQSNSYKKAKDKLARKHLKVSRQRKDFAVKLAKCVIQSADLIAYEDLQVRNLVKNHKLAKSISDASWYQFRCWLEYFGQLYGKITIAVPPHWTSQNCSNCGEAVVKTLSTRTHKCLHCGTVLDRDENAALNILALGLSTVGHTGTNAWGENDLCLDLVTDSDKLTR; encoded by the coding sequence ATGTTAGTATACGAGTTCAAGTTAGCGGGTAAACAACAGCAGTTTAATCTGATTGATGAAGCCATCAGAACCGCTTTGTTTATCCGTAATTCTTGTATTCGCTACTGGTTAGATAACAAGAAAGTTGGGAAATATGACCTAAGTGCATACTGTAAAATCCTGGCTAAAAACTTTGAATGGGCTGGCAAGCTCAACTCAATGGCTAGACAGGCATCAGCAGATAGGGCGTGGTCAGCAATCTCTAGATTCTACAGTAATTGTAAGAAGAAAGTTTCAGGGAAGAAAGGCTTTCCTAAATTCAAAAAGCGTGGACATTCTGTCGAGTACAAAACGACAGGATGGAAGCTTTCAGAAGATAGAAAATGTCTCATTCTGACTGATGATTTTGAGATAGGAAAGCTCAAACTAGTTGGCACTTATGACTTGCATTTCTATCAAATCAAGGATATTAAGCGTGTTCGTTTAGTAAAACGTGCAGATGGTTATTATGCTCAATTCTGCATAGCATTTGCTCGAAAAATTGAAATAGAACCAAGTAAAAAAGCGGTAGGATTAGATGTCGGATTGACTCATTTTTATACTGATTCAGATGGAAACAAAGTAGATAATCCTCGTTTTCTGCGTCAGACTGAAAAAGCATTAAAAAGATTGCACAAACGAGTATCTAAAAAGTTCTGCCAGGGTCAACTACAATCTAATAGCTACAAAAAGGCTAAGGATAAATTAGCTAGAAAACACTTGAAAGTTAGTAGACAGCGTAAAGACTTTGCTGTGAAGTTAGCAAAGTGCGTTATTCAGTCGGCAGACTTGATTGCCTACGAAGACTTGCAAGTTCGTAATCTGGTGAAAAATCATAAATTAGCTAAAAGTATCAGTGATGCGTCGTGGTATCAGTTCCGGTGTTGGCTTGAATATTTCGGCCAGCTGTACGGTAAGATAACTATTGCTGTGCCACCCCACTGGACAAGTCAAAACTGTTCTAATTGTGGGGAGGCGGTTGTTAAAACTTTGTCCACCAGAACTCATAAATGTCTTCATTGTGGAACTGTTTTAGACCGGGATGAGAACGCGGCATTGAATATTTTGGCGCTGGGATTAAGTACCGTAGGGCATACGGGAACTAACGCTTGGGGAGAGAACGACCTCTGTTTGGATCTGGTGACAGATTCAGATAAGTTGACTCGGTGA
- a CDS encoding response regulator transcription factor translates to MSTVLIVEDSIAQREMITDLLKASGLIVTHANDGVEALEAIQTAPPDLVVLDIVMPRMNGYELCRRLKSNPKTQNVPVVMCSSKGEEFDRYWGMKQGADAYIAKPFQPTELVGTVKQLLRG, encoded by the coding sequence ATGAGTACAGTTCTGATTGTGGAAGACAGTATCGCACAACGGGAGATGATTACAGACCTCCTGAAAGCAAGTGGTTTAATAGTTACCCATGCCAATGACGGAGTAGAAGCATTGGAGGCAATTCAAACTGCCCCTCCAGATTTAGTGGTGTTGGATATTGTTATGCCCCGGATGAACGGCTATGAACTGTGTCGGCGGTTAAAATCTAACCCGAAAACCCAAAACGTCCCCGTAGTGATGTGTTCTTCTAAAGGTGAAGAATTTGATCGCTACTGGGGTATGAAGCAAGGTGCAGATGCTTACATAGCCAAACCGTTTCAACCAACCGAATTGGTGGGAACAGTCAAACAACTGCTGCGAGGATAA
- the ccsB gene encoding c-type cytochrome biogenesis protein CcsB, with product MNLVELQNWLDNATFAVLFITMLVYWGGAAFPNLPALATLGTAGMAIANLCIATLLGARWIEAGYFPLSNLYESLFFLVWGITAVHLFAENTSRSRLVGVVTAPVAMGITAFAAMTLPSEMQSAEPLVPALKSNWLMMHVSVMMLSYAALMVGSLLAIAFLIVTRGQNIQLQGSSVGTGGYRSNGYRLHKAGELISQPATPPVENNGFSRFESNNNGKGNTAVLNLVPATELPSVVTNNELLSPQRLSLAETLDNISYRVIGLGFPLITIGIIAGAVWANEAWGSYWSWDPKETWALITWLVFAAYLHARITRGWQGRSPAILAASGFVVVWICYLGVNLLGKGLHSYGWFF from the coding sequence ATGAATCTGGTTGAACTCCAGAACTGGCTGGACAATGCCACGTTTGCTGTATTATTTATCACAATGCTTGTGTATTGGGGAGGGGCAGCTTTTCCTAATCTGCCCGCACTTGCTACTTTGGGAACTGCGGGGATGGCGATCGCTAATTTATGCATAGCTACTCTCTTAGGGGCGCGATGGATAGAAGCTGGCTATTTTCCCCTGAGTAATCTGTATGAATCCCTATTTTTCTTGGTTTGGGGTATTACTGCTGTACATCTGTTTGCCGAGAACACCAGCCGTAGCCGCTTAGTAGGAGTTGTGACTGCACCTGTAGCAATGGGGATTACGGCTTTTGCTGCCATGACTCTGCCATCAGAAATGCAATCAGCAGAACCTTTAGTACCTGCGCTCAAGTCTAATTGGCTGATGATGCACGTCAGTGTCATGATGTTGAGTTATGCCGCTTTAATGGTGGGATCATTACTAGCGATCGCTTTTCTAATTGTGACTCGTGGTCAAAATATCCAACTCCAAGGCAGTTCTGTAGGTACTGGCGGCTATCGCAGTAACGGCTACCGCTTGCATAAAGCAGGGGAGCTAATTTCTCAACCAGCCACACCCCCGGTGGAAAATAATGGCTTTTCTCGCTTTGAAAGTAATAACAATGGCAAGGGTAATACTGCTGTTTTAAATTTAGTCCCGGCTACTGAGTTGCCCTCTGTCGTAACTAACAACGAACTACTTTCTCCACAGCGCCTTAGCCTAGCTGAAACCCTCGACAATATCAGCTATCGCGTCATTGGACTAGGATTTCCCCTCATAACTATTGGCATTATTGCCGGTGCTGTTTGGGCGAATGAAGCTTGGGGTTCTTACTGGAGTTGGGACCCGAAAGAAACCTGGGCGTTAATCACTTGGTTAGTTTTTGCCGCCTACCTCCACGCGCGAATTACTCGCGGTTGGCAAGGTCGTAGCCCAGCAATTTTAGCCGCCAGTGGCTTTGTTGTCGTTTGGATTTGCTATCTGGGTGTAAATCTTTTAGGTAAAGGTTTGCATTCTTACGGGTGGTTTTTTTAA
- a CDS encoding response regulator, translated as MQGNLIEIDIRSILQLISLGQRTGQLLVEACFHNNEKLTNHETTRHHHSSNSEKKFWFVFFVNGQIIYSQQGDTNLSRIDDYLRHYRVETRLDEQQLASLGSQNAPEYGYLWALLERNIIDPKVGHSIIHSLVYETIFDLLSLHQGSFIFRQGTTLTPQLTNLEVAPLVHKATQQIQAWKQLYPHIQSSEQLPILADMVQLKSSLPGATINKLQRWADGNTTLRQLARHLNRDILTVAKAIYPYVQQGWLQLVYANTSNLPTHRETSEVDDKYKVRVICIDDTKTICETVESILKQQGYEAIALTNPLEAISLIFQLQPDLILCDIAMPELDGYEICAMLRHSSAFQNIPIIMLTGKDQFIDRVRATMFGATDYLTKPFGDTELLMLVEKYINVQSYQRTPTKCHTY; from the coding sequence ATGCAGGGAAATTTAATTGAAATTGATATTCGCAGTATCCTGCAATTGATTTCGTTAGGACAGCGAACGGGACAACTTTTGGTGGAAGCCTGCTTTCACAACAACGAGAAACTCACAAATCACGAGACAACTAGACATCACCATTCATCGAATAGTGAAAAAAAGTTTTGGTTCGTCTTCTTTGTCAACGGTCAAATTATCTACTCTCAACAGGGTGATACTAATTTGTCACGGATTGATGATTACTTACGTCATTACCGTGTCGAGACGCGACTTGACGAACAGCAACTGGCCTCTCTAGGTTCACAGAATGCACCAGAGTATGGCTATCTCTGGGCATTGTTAGAACGGAATATCATCGACCCCAAAGTAGGGCATAGTATTATCCATAGCTTGGTCTATGAGACAATCTTTGACCTGCTGAGTTTACACCAAGGTAGTTTTATTTTTCGGCAGGGTACGACGCTTACCCCCCAATTAACCAACTTAGAAGTTGCCCCTTTAGTACACAAAGCCACACAGCAAATACAGGCATGGAAACAGCTTTATCCACATATTCAGTCTTCTGAACAATTACCAATCCTCGCTGATATGGTGCAACTAAAATCTTCACTTCCAGGCGCAACAATCAATAAGCTACAGCGTTGGGCAGATGGGAATACAACCCTGCGTCAACTAGCTCGCCATCTCAACCGAGATATTTTGACAGTGGCTAAAGCCATATATCCATACGTACAACAGGGTTGGCTACAACTAGTATATGCAAATACAAGTAATCTGCCGACACACAGAGAAACTTCAGAAGTCGATGATAAGTACAAAGTGCGAGTAATATGTATTGATGATACTAAAACTATCTGTGAAACTGTAGAGTCTATATTAAAGCAACAGGGATATGAAGCGATCGCTTTGACCAATCCCCTAGAGGCTATCAGTCTGATTTTTCAACTCCAGCCAGATTTAATCTTGTGTGACATTGCGATGCCAGAATTGGATGGTTACGAGATTTGTGCCATGTTGCGGCACAGTAGCGCCTTTCAAAATATCCCGATTATCATGCTAACTGGTAAAGACCAATTTATAGATCGAGTCAGGGCGACGATGTTTGGAGCCACAGATTATTTAACCAAGCCCTTTGGGGATACTGAGTTACTCATGCTCGTAGAAAAATATATAAACGTACAGTCTTATCAAAGGACACCAACAAAATGTCATACTTATTGA